From the Paenibacillus sp. FSL H8-0548 genome, one window contains:
- a CDS encoding alpha-L-fucosidase: MSVSILEAAQVGPSDRQLAWQQTEFYGFIHFTVNTFTDREWGDGQEDPTIFDPTDLDARQWVDACVSAGMKGSILTCKHHDGFCLWPSKYTTHSVASSPWLGGQGDLVKEVAAACRAAGIKFGVYLSPWDRHEASYGDSERYNSFFINQLTELLTGYGELFCVWFDGACGEGPNGKRQVYDWDAYYAVIRQLQPGAVISVCGPDVRWCGNEGGHTREREWSVVPATMQDNEKIQSESQQEDDGEFARRVGSRDEDLGSRSVLAGADHVVWYPAEVNTSIRPGWFYHAYEDNKVKSLEELQDVYERAVGGNATFLLNLPPDRRGLIHENDVARMKAFGDWLKSYYGTNAALDALAITFDEAEGGHGPDKAVDGRRDTYWCPSEEHDEVVLELDFGRSITYDRVVLMEWIQAGQRIEAFLLECEDQEGWKTIYEGHLVGYKKICRLKQPVIGFKLRVRITESRLKPTLMSVEVYEAKD; this comes from the coding sequence ATGAGCGTATCGATTCTAGAAGCAGCCCAGGTCGGACCATCAGACAGGCAGCTGGCTTGGCAACAGACGGAGTTTTACGGATTTATCCATTTCACGGTCAACACCTTCACAGACCGAGAATGGGGGGATGGTCAGGAAGATCCGACGATCTTCGATCCGACGGATCTGGATGCGCGTCAATGGGTAGATGCCTGTGTATCCGCGGGAATGAAAGGATCGATCCTCACCTGCAAGCACCATGACGGATTCTGCCTCTGGCCTAGCAAATATACGACACATTCTGTCGCAAGCAGCCCTTGGCTTGGGGGCCAAGGAGATCTGGTGAAAGAAGTCGCTGCGGCGTGCCGCGCGGCGGGGATCAAGTTCGGCGTCTACCTATCCCCTTGGGATCGGCATGAAGCGAGTTACGGCGATTCAGAGCGGTACAACTCCTTCTTCATCAACCAACTGACGGAGCTGCTAACGGGATACGGCGAGTTGTTCTGCGTATGGTTTGACGGCGCATGCGGAGAAGGACCTAATGGCAAGCGGCAAGTTTACGACTGGGATGCCTACTATGCCGTCATCCGTCAGTTACAACCTGGAGCCGTCATCTCCGTCTGCGGGCCCGATGTGCGTTGGTGCGGCAACGAAGGCGGCCATACCCGGGAGCGCGAGTGGAGCGTGGTGCCAGCCACGATGCAGGACAACGAGAAGATTCAGTCGGAATCCCAACAGGAGGATGACGGTGAATTCGCTCGCCGGGTCGGATCGCGAGACGAAGACTTGGGAAGCAGGTCCGTTCTGGCGGGAGCGGACCACGTCGTCTGGTACCCGGCTGAGGTGAATACGTCGATAAGGCCGGGCTGGTTCTATCATGCGTACGAAGACAACAAAGTGAAATCTCTGGAAGAACTGCAAGACGTTTATGAACGAGCGGTGGGAGGGAACGCGACATTCCTGCTGAACTTACCGCCGGATCGAAGAGGACTAATTCACGAGAACGACGTTGCCCGAATGAAGGCATTTGGCGATTGGTTGAAGTCCTATTATGGAACTAATGCTGCTTTGGATGCACTTGCGATAACCTTCGACGAGGCGGAAGGTGGGCACGGTCCGGACAAAGCGGTAGATGGCCGGAGAGATACTTATTGGTGTCCTTCAGAAGAGCATGATGAGGTGGTATTGGAACTGGATTTTGGCCGCAGTATCACGTACGACCGCGTGGTTTTAATGGAATGGATTCAAGCTGGACAACGAATTGAAGCTTTCCTTCTCGAATGCGAGGATCAGGAAGGTTGGAAAACAATCTATGAGGGGCACCTCGTGGGTTATAAGAAGATTTGCCGTTTGAAGCAGCCGGTTATCGGTTTTAAGTTGCGAGTACGCATCACAGAATCACGTTTGAAGCCGACGCTGATGTCGGTGGAGGTTTATGAAGCGAAAGACTAG
- a CDS encoding S-layer homology domain-containing protein, translated as MLFTINRTKWLTVALVSLLLLNICSPFNVVAESSQPQVSQKGSAASAEPINQPRYLDVPDTAWYAEAVNTWIMLEILNPKQGDKLSPQLAMTRGDFARFLATSLSLSPSKSASTFKDMPVDGELTGYVAALQDAGLAKGYPDGTFRPDLKITRAEVANLIVTAKKLKSEPQVGSGFRDVPQKSWYAGAVGALSKAGIANGKTKDSFAPNANIVLAEGITLLYRSFFSPSIIQDIGNDGTIKIDGHTYRAGASVQGIFQPSNKAALHNAAIQFTYAEDTITSVEGLIIGYKDALTGMDAPIIFDAKGNTVNGTVIVGSNQVALAHLEVKGDLNLTPAVQSDFFAFNVLVQGKTVFLKDNDRPKSQITNIWFEHSDLGQLYLFNSALLKKVDINADKTSQLSFKSKGEVRTLGVTNIEDIQQLYVSYFTRPADQLGLQFWTDSINDNPETITAANSFADSPEYNAVFAGHSSDQIVDQIYLNVFGRQPDSAGLAFWAGAIAAGTDTGSGTVGNSAIDRSPLQLTVENIQSTVTASVDTELSADISTTFSTVTVQSGVNLQVASSTPIDTLNIGDSDTADDTPPGSTSFTGSVNIAQTIVNNNVGVVNLNVQGTIGNLRVTGSNPQIDLGAGTSITNLIIPSGVNPATIFASVGDLSSVRAINGQSTAPTPNPNPNPNPNPSQSQSPSPSPEPSESPNPNQSPEPSQGPNPNPAV; from the coding sequence ATGCTATTTACTATTAATCGTACAAAATGGCTCACTGTTGCGCTCGTTTCGTTGCTGTTGCTGAACATCTGCTCTCCATTCAATGTGGTGGCCGAGTCTTCGCAGCCGCAGGTAAGCCAAAAGGGATCTGCTGCTTCTGCCGAGCCCATAAACCAGCCACGCTATTTGGATGTACCAGATACAGCATGGTACGCAGAGGCGGTTAACACTTGGATTATGCTAGAAATTCTTAATCCAAAGCAAGGAGATAAGCTGAGTCCCCAGCTTGCTATGACACGCGGCGATTTTGCTAGGTTCCTTGCGACCTCACTAAGTCTGTCCCCCTCCAAAAGCGCCTCAACGTTTAAGGATATGCCTGTTGACGGCGAATTAACCGGATATGTTGCTGCCCTCCAAGATGCGGGGCTGGCGAAAGGTTACCCAGATGGCACGTTCCGTCCGGACTTAAAGATTACAAGGGCTGAAGTGGCGAACTTGATTGTCACGGCCAAGAAGCTGAAGTCAGAGCCGCAAGTTGGTAGCGGGTTCCGTGATGTTCCGCAGAAAAGCTGGTATGCTGGCGCGGTAGGCGCCTTGTCGAAAGCAGGTATTGCGAACGGGAAAACGAAGGATAGCTTCGCTCCAAATGCAAATATTGTGCTGGCCGAAGGGATAACTCTGCTTTATCGCTCCTTCTTCAGTCCGTCTATCATTCAAGACATTGGCAATGACGGCACAATTAAGATCGATGGCCATACCTATCGCGCGGGCGCATCGGTACAAGGCATTTTTCAACCGTCGAACAAAGCTGCTTTGCACAATGCGGCGATTCAGTTCACCTATGCGGAGGATACGATAACGTCTGTTGAAGGGCTAATTATTGGATACAAAGACGCATTAACCGGAATGGATGCACCAATCATATTTGATGCCAAAGGCAACACCGTCAACGGAACCGTAATCGTGGGCTCCAATCAGGTCGCATTGGCTCACTTGGAAGTTAAAGGGGATTTAAATTTGACCCCGGCAGTTCAGTCGGATTTCTTTGCCTTCAATGTGCTCGTTCAAGGCAAAACGGTTTTCCTGAAAGATAACGATCGTCCGAAATCACAGATCACAAATATATGGTTCGAGCATAGCGATCTCGGACAATTATATTTGTTTAACAGCGCTCTATTGAAAAAAGTTGATATCAATGCGGACAAGACGTCCCAATTAAGCTTCAAGTCAAAGGGAGAAGTCCGCACCTTGGGAGTTACGAACATAGAAGACATCCAGCAACTTTATGTTTCATACTTTACCCGTCCTGCTGACCAATTGGGTCTTCAATTTTGGACAGACTCCATTAATGATAATCCCGAAACTATTACGGCTGCAAACAGCTTCGCGGATAGTCCGGAATATAATGCTGTATTCGCCGGGCATAGTAGCGACCAAATTGTTGACCAAATATATTTGAATGTATTCGGAAGACAACCAGACTCGGCAGGTCTTGCGTTTTGGGCGGGAGCAATTGCCGCAGGCACTGATACAGGCTCCGGAACCGTCGGCAATTCGGCTATTGATAGGAGTCCCTTGCAGCTTACTGTTGAAAACATACAGAGTACGGTTACGGCATCGGTGGATACCGAACTCAGTGCCGATATTTCGACTACGTTTAGCACAGTTACCGTTCAGTCTGGCGTTAACTTGCAAGTTGCAAGTTCAACGCCAATCGATACGCTGAACATCGGTGATTCGGATACGGCTGACGATACACCACCTGGCAGCACCTCCTTCACTGGCTCAGTGAACATCGCGCAGACGATCGTAAACAACAATGTCGGAGTAGTTAACCTGAATGTGCAGGGGACGATTGGGAATCTTCGGGTAACTGGAAGCAATCCGCAGATTGATTTGGGAGCAGGCACTTCTATCACTAATCTGATCATTCCATCGGGAGTAAATCCTGCAACGATTTTCGCAAGTGTCGGTGACCTTTCTAGTGTGAGGGCAATCAACGGGCAATCAACGGCACCAACGCCAAACCCGAACCCGAACCCGAACCCGAACCCAAGCCAAAGCCAAAGCCCGAGCCCGAGTCCGGAACCGAGCGAAAGCCCGAACCCGAACCAAAGTCCGGAACCGAGCCAAGGCCCGAACCCGAACCCTGCCGTCTAA
- a CDS encoding DoxX family protein, giving the protein MLKFWREHRIAGILVTIVRFVVGFAWLNAGWHKITGATPFDATGFLNAAVNNPVLDKATGGAVYPTYTAFVENFAVPNVGLINIAIPWGEFFVGLGLILGTLTVTAAFFGALMNFMFMFAGTVSTNPWLLLLGLIVIFAGANAGRFGLDRFVLPLMHKGFDRLFHRKPKNQATDAGLLAK; this is encoded by the coding sequence ATGTTAAAATTTTGGAGAGAGCATAGAATTGCTGGCATACTAGTCACTATTGTCCGTTTTGTAGTTGGGTTTGCATGGCTAAACGCTGGATGGCATAAAATTACGGGAGCAACGCCTTTCGATGCAACGGGCTTCCTCAATGCAGCTGTAAACAACCCGGTACTTGATAAAGCTACAGGCGGGGCGGTTTACCCGACCTACACTGCTTTTGTAGAAAACTTTGCAGTACCGAATGTGGGTTTAATTAACATCGCTATACCATGGGGAGAATTTTTTGTAGGACTTGGACTCATCCTTGGTACATTAACGGTTACTGCCGCATTCTTCGGAGCTTTAATGAACTTCATGTTTATGTTCGCTGGCACGGTAAGCACTAACCCTTGGCTTCTGCTTCTTGGATTGATTGTCATCTTCGCTGGTGCGAACGCTGGCCGCTTTGGATTAGATCGTTTCGTCCTTCCGCTTATGCACAAAGGTTTTGACCGTCTCTTCCATCGCAAACCGAAAAACCAGGCAACAGATGCGGGATTGTTAGCTAAATAA
- a CDS encoding MFS transporter: MASTEDHGKKHWKRDIILFLSSQTLSLFGSALVQYAIMWHITLTTKSGMMMTLFIVCGFIPTFLLSPFAGVWADRFNRKFLIMIADAMIAIVTLILAITLLQGYDEIWLLFVIAAVRALGAGIQTPAVGAILPQIVPEDKLTKVNGINGSLQALMMFVAPIVSATLLTMATIEVIFFIDVVTAAIAIFILFFFLKIPLHKKASDKQTTSYFDDFKQGLSYINNHSFLKTFFIFFAFFFVLMAPAAFLTPLQVTRSFGDEYWRLTAIEIAFSIGMMAGGAIIASWGGFRNKVYTMTFASLIMGVCTLALGIIPVFWIYLAMMAVFGVAIPLFNTPTTVLLQEKVDPDFMGRIFGVFGMISTSMMPIGMLIFGPLSDVIDIEWLLVGTGLFIVILSIFFIRNKRLVEAGKPVIKEAS; this comes from the coding sequence ATGGCATCAACCGAAGATCATGGAAAAAAGCATTGGAAACGAGATATTATCCTCTTTCTGAGTAGTCAGACACTCTCGCTATTTGGTTCCGCATTAGTTCAATATGCGATTATGTGGCATATTACGCTAACTACAAAATCGGGTATGATGATGACACTATTTATCGTTTGTGGTTTTATCCCTACCTTTCTGTTATCGCCATTTGCAGGTGTATGGGCGGATCGTTTCAACCGGAAATTTCTTATTATGATAGCTGATGCTATGATTGCCATCGTTACGCTGATTCTGGCTATTACATTATTGCAGGGTTATGACGAGATATGGTTGTTGTTTGTTATTGCTGCAGTTCGCGCGCTTGGAGCGGGCATTCAAACGCCTGCAGTTGGGGCGATATTGCCCCAAATCGTACCCGAGGATAAGTTGACGAAGGTAAACGGAATAAACGGAAGTCTTCAAGCGCTCATGATGTTTGTAGCGCCAATCGTAAGTGCGACATTGCTTACAATGGCAACAATCGAGGTCATTTTCTTTATCGATGTTGTCACAGCGGCGATAGCGATCTTTATATTATTTTTCTTTCTAAAAATACCTTTGCACAAGAAGGCGTCTGATAAGCAAACGACAAGCTATTTTGATGACTTTAAACAGGGCTTAAGCTACATTAATAACCATAGCTTTCTCAAAACCTTTTTTATTTTCTTCGCCTTTTTCTTTGTATTGATGGCACCGGCTGCATTTTTAACGCCACTGCAAGTGACACGCAGCTTTGGAGATGAATATTGGCGATTGACAGCCATTGAAATTGCTTTTTCTATCGGTATGATGGCTGGTGGAGCTATTATTGCATCATGGGGCGGCTTCCGTAACAAAGTATATACGATGACTTTCGCTAGCTTGATTATGGGCGTTTGTACGTTAGCTTTGGGAATTATACCTGTGTTTTGGATTTACTTAGCTATGATGGCTGTATTCGGCGTTGCGATACCACTCTTTAATACACCGACGACCGTCTTGCTGCAGGAGAAGGTAGATCCGGATTTCATGGGACGCATATTCGGTGTATTCGGTATGATATCGACTTCGATGATGCCAATCGGGATGCTCATATTCGGTCCGCTTTCGGATGTAATCGATATTGAATGGCTGCTTGTCGGAACAGGGTTGTTTATTGTGATACTGTCCATTTTCTTCATTCGTAACAAACGTTTGGTTGAAGCCGGAAAGCCGGTAATCAAGGAAGCGTCATAG
- a CDS encoding SET domain-containing protein, with translation MLHWDHAKYMNHSFHPTCIDTVFEFILAERNIYPGEQLTCDYGIVGVDDYLYLSQEWDEMAREAFKYFNSVEQLLKHLIKKEYAEEVKAVAAGLLSLPSILTLFVDKSEEDGEEDEA, from the coding sequence ATTTTACATTGGGACCATGCAAAATACATGAATCATAGCTTCCATCCGACCTGTATCGATACGGTATTTGAATTTATTTTAGCTGAAAGAAATATATACCCTGGGGAACAATTGACATGTGATTATGGAATTGTTGGAGTGGATGATTATTTGTATCTCTCTCAGGAATGGGATGAAATGGCGAGAGAAGCGTTTAAGTATTTCAATAGTGTCGAACAACTGCTGAAACATTTAATCAAAAAGGAATATGCTGAAGAAGTAAAAGCAGTAGCCGCGGGACTTCTATCGTTACCATCCATTCTTACTCTTTTCGTAGACAAGTCGGAAGAAGATGGTGAAGAAGACGAAGCATAA
- the tlp gene encoding small acid-soluble spore protein Tlp encodes MAKPDNRADNVEHLEQSIQNTKENMKEAENYLNEFSSEINGKERNQIEEKNARRRESIQGFQEEIKDESAFSQE; translated from the coding sequence ATGGCAAAACCGGATAATCGGGCAGATAATGTTGAGCATTTAGAGCAAAGCATCCAAAATACAAAGGAAAACATGAAAGAAGCTGAAAATTACTTAAACGAATTTTCATCCGAAATCAACGGTAAGGAACGTAACCAAATCGAAGAAAAAAATGCACGCCGCAGAGAAAGTATACAAGGTTTTCAAGAGGAGATTAAAGACGAATCAGCTTTTTCCCAAGAGTAG
- a CDS encoding discoidin domain-containing protein — MVVAIILSLMTAGVPAYAGLDDGGASAQNVVSYETNGGSVIPPQFVSPGGKVFFQSIPTKECFNFEGWYYDSALTQRYNGSDAITKNLTLYAKWVASSTNAQCSTATLTSTIGTVSAGGTVNETITVGSGIKLAALKAAITPSANATFEIYNADGITKATTLETGMKIIVSPQAGTSKVTYTITVSSPNLALNRPASADSACITSQNAAKAVDGSVINDSKWCSMSSNRWLQIDLGSVKQVSQFVIKHASEGGQSASYNTKAYNIQVSSNGTSWNTVVNVKNNTSGVTVDNIPDTQARYIRLNVTTPTQTSDSAARIYEFAVFKQQNLALNKPATVDSVCKASQTAAKAVDGSEINDSKWCSLSSNRWLQLDLGSVKQVNQFIIKHAAEGGETTAYNTKAYNIQVSNNGKDWSTVVKVTNNTKSLTVDDITPVSARYIKLNVTTPTQTTNLAARIFEFQVFGPSNLALNKPATVDSTCNASQTAVKAVDGTVINDSKWCSKSSNRWLQIDLGSVKQVNQFVIKHASEGGETASYNTKAYNIQVSTDGVKWNKVVNATNNTGGISVDKITVVSVRYIKLNVTTPTQTQNAAARIYDFEVYGPPNEA, encoded by the coding sequence ATGGTGGTAGCTATCATCCTATCGTTAATGACAGCTGGGGTTCCTGCATATGCCGGACTCGATGATGGGGGCGCATCCGCCCAGAATGTCGTGAGTTATGAAACGAACGGTGGCTCAGTAATCCCTCCTCAATTTGTGAGTCCTGGAGGTAAAGTGTTTTTTCAGAGTATCCCGACGAAGGAGTGCTTCAACTTCGAAGGCTGGTATTACGACAGTGCGTTGACGCAACGATACAATGGCTCAGATGCAATCACTAAAAACCTAACGTTGTATGCGAAATGGGTGGCCTCGAGTACAAATGCACAATGTAGCACTGCTACATTGACCTCGACGATCGGTACGGTAAGTGCTGGCGGGACGGTGAATGAGACGATCACTGTCGGGAGTGGCATCAAGTTAGCTGCGCTGAAGGCAGCGATCACGCCGTCAGCGAATGCAACGTTCGAAATCTACAATGCAGACGGGATAACGAAAGCGACGACGCTAGAGACGGGCATGAAGATCATCGTCAGCCCGCAAGCTGGAACGAGTAAGGTGACGTATACGATAACGGTGAGTTCGCCGAATTTAGCATTAAATAGACCCGCATCGGCTGACAGCGCGTGCATCACCTCACAGAATGCGGCCAAAGCGGTCGACGGCAGCGTGATTAATGACAGCAAATGGTGCTCCATGTCTAGCAACCGTTGGCTGCAGATTGACCTCGGTTCCGTGAAGCAAGTGAGCCAATTTGTCATTAAGCACGCATCGGAAGGTGGTCAGTCCGCTTCTTATAACACGAAGGCTTATAACATCCAAGTTAGCAGCAATGGTACTAGTTGGAATACGGTGGTTAATGTCAAGAATAATACGAGTGGCGTTACGGTAGACAATATACCGGATACGCAGGCCCGATATATCAGGTTGAATGTCACGACACCTACGCAAACTTCAGATTCTGCGGCCAGAATATATGAGTTCGCGGTATTCAAGCAGCAAAATTTGGCATTGAATAAACCCGCGACGGTTGACAGCGTGTGTAAAGCCTCGCAGACCGCGGCCAAAGCTGTGGACGGCAGCGAAATCAATGATAGCAAATGGTGCTCCCTATCCAGCAACCGTTGGCTGCAGCTCGATCTTGGCTCCGTGAAGCAAGTGAACCAATTTATTATCAAGCATGCAGCAGAAGGCGGGGAGACGACCGCATATAACACGAAAGCTTATAATATCCAAGTCAGTAATAACGGCAAGGATTGGAGCACAGTAGTCAAAGTGACCAATAATACGAAAAGCCTGACGGTAGACGATATCACTCCAGTATCAGCAAGATATATTAAGCTGAACGTTACGACACCTACGCAAACCACAAACCTTGCTGCAAGAATCTTTGAGTTTCAGGTATTTGGACCCTCAAATTTGGCTCTAAATAAGCCTGCTACGGTTGACAGTACGTGCAACGCCTCGCAAACTGCGGTTAAAGCCGTGGACGGCACCGTCATCAATGATAGCAAATGGTGCTCTAAGTCCAGTAACCGTTGGCTGCAGATCGATCTCGGCTCCGTGAAGCAAGTGAACCAATTTGTCATAAAACACGCATCAGAAGGTGGAGAGACCGCCTCCTACAACACCAAAGCTTATAATATTCAGGTTAGCACTGATGGTGTGAAATGGAATAAAGTAGTAAATGCAACCAACAATACGGGCGGTATTTCAGTAGACAAAATTACTGTAGTATCGGTCAGATATATCAAGTTGAACGTTACGACGCCTACGCAAACCCAAAACGCTGCGGCAAGAATATATGATTTTGAGGTATATGGACCTCCGAATGAAGCTTGA
- a CDS encoding RCC1 domain-containing protein: MAMFLLVGITAIAAGNDYTIALKNDGTAWSWYTDDSTAEQIIMSEGLLTGIVKITQVMTTALRLGRTVRCGPSDGIITVSLRSFRDFHCSKYLLSKPLKGQEIQQMEDQQTEDQWDRRGLRR; encoded by the coding sequence ATGGCTATGTTTTTGCTGGTGGGTATTACCGCAATTGCAGCGGGTAACGATTATACGATTGCCTTGAAAAATGATGGCACTGCTTGGTCGTGGTATACGGACGACTCCACGGCCGAGCAGATCATTATGAGTGAAGGGCTGCTGACGGGCATTGTCAAGATCACCCAGGTTATGACCACAGCTTTGCGATTGGGCAGAACGGTACGTTGTGGGCCTTCGGACGGAATTATAACAGTGAGCTTGCGCTCCTTCCGAGACTTTCACTGCTCCAAGTACCTGCTTTCAAAGCCATTGAAGGGCCAGGAGATCCAACAGATGGAGGATCAACAGACGGAGGATCAATGGGATCGCAGGGGTCTGCGCCGGTAA
- a CDS encoding S-layer homology domain-containing protein, protein MGSQGSAPVTTANGQITIPVGRAGETKLGDEITLSIPAGSAGQELSITIEKLLNTANLANYDEIFASAVFELLKNFTGDFKKPVKLTIKFDTSLIKEGQHSSIFYYDETNKIWVEIGGQVNGNMISAEVDHFTKFTVLAVDDTKTESSFSDIAGHWGEANIKQAVQQGIVKGYPEGTFRPNATVTRAEFTVMLMNALKLDEEGTPLRFTDEQKIGAWAKTAIAQSVKAGITSGYNDGSFRPSASISRAELAVMVARAYGAALQATASTGFADDSDIPVWAKSAIALVKESGIVSGQGGNRFVPNANATRAEAVTIILNLLKAK, encoded by the coding sequence ATGGGATCGCAGGGGTCTGCGCCGGTAACGACAGCTAACGGTCAAATTACGATTCCAGTGGGCCGAGCAGGTGAAACGAAGCTGGGCGATGAAATCACGCTTTCCATTCCCGCAGGTTCTGCAGGACAAGAGCTTTCGATCACTATAGAGAAGCTTCTGAATACCGCGAACCTTGCGAACTATGATGAAATCTTCGCTAGTGCGGTGTTTGAATTGCTTAAGAATTTCACAGGCGACTTCAAGAAGCCTGTGAAACTTACAATCAAGTTCGATACCTCCCTGATCAAGGAGGGCCAGCACTCCTCGATCTTCTATTACGATGAAACGAACAAGATTTGGGTGGAGATTGGCGGGCAAGTAAATGGAAATATGATATCGGCAGAGGTGGACCATTTTACGAAGTTTACGGTATTGGCCGTTGATGACACGAAGACAGAGTCATCATTCTCCGATATCGCTGGGCATTGGGGAGAAGCGAATATTAAGCAGGCGGTACAGCAAGGTATCGTAAAAGGTTATCCAGAAGGTACGTTCCGACCGAACGCAACCGTAACACGTGCTGAATTTACGGTTATGTTGATGAATGCACTGAAGCTTGACGAGGAGGGCACGCCGCTGCGCTTTACCGATGAGCAGAAGATTGGAGCCTGGGCGAAGACGGCTATTGCTCAATCGGTAAAAGCCGGCATCACATCTGGCTACAATGACGGAAGCTTCCGTCCGAGTGCGAGCATTTCGCGTGCAGAGCTCGCGGTCATGGTTGCCAGAGCCTATGGTGCAGCTCTTCAGGCTACAGCTTCTACGGGTTTTGCAGATGATAGTGACATTCCTGTCTGGGCCAAATCGGCGATTGCCTTGGTCAAAGAATCAGGTATCGTCAGCGGTCAAGGCGGCAACCGCTTCGTGCCGAATGCGAACGCGACAAGAGCAGAAGCTGTTACGATTATTCTGAATCTGCTAAAAGCGAAATAA